The Planococcus halocryophilus nucleotide sequence ATAAAAAAAAGAGTGATTTGACATGCGATATGGCTTTTACATGATTGGAATTTTGTTATTAACTTTAGGTATAGCTTGCACCATTCAATCAGATCTTGGAACATCTCCTTTTGATGCAGTTTTGGTAGGGTTAGCTACTAATATAGGCCTTACAGTAGGAAGTTGGGAAGTTATAGTGGCTCTTCTGTTAATTGGCTGCAACTCCTTTTTAATCAGACAAAAACCAGAGGTATTGGGCTTAGTAACCGCTATTATCACAGGAATTGGAATCGATCTTTGGCTTTTTGTGTTGAGCAACTTGTTGACTATTGAATTAGTTCAAGGCCAAGCTATATATTTTGCAGTAGGATTATTGTTAATAGGAGTTGGAACCGCAACTTATTTACACACCAATTTCGCACCCATTCCAATCGATCGCTTAACGTTAATTTTGAGAGATATCACGAAAACCAATTTATTTGTCGGAAGAACGTTAATTTATACTTTATTTTTGCTTTTTGCGTTATTACTGGGGGGACCAATTGGAATCGGAACCATACTAACTGTGTGTTTTGCCGGACTTTTGCTTAACTTCTTTATGCCCCCAATTGCCAAAGCAATCGATCGCGTCGT carries:
- a CDS encoding YczE/YyaS/YitT family protein encodes the protein MRYGFYMIGILLLTLGIACTIQSDLGTSPFDAVLVGLATNIGLTVGSWEVIVALLLIGCNSFLIRQKPEVLGLVTAIITGIGIDLWLFVLSNLLTIELVQGQAIYFAVGLLLIGVGTATYLHTNFAPIPIDRLTLILRDITKTNLFVGRTLIYTLFLLFALLLGGPIGIGTILTVCFAGLLLNFFMPPIAKAIDRVVLPPVTSTH